The DNA region TTTACTTTTCAGAATTTTATTCAAATCATGTTTGCGTTGCAATTGTACAAAAAGATCATTTCTATCAAAAAATAAAATCAATGCCAAAAAGATACAAGTCGTAATGATGTATTTATTTTTCAGGTATTTTATTATCGTCTTTTTGTCTACCGCCATGATTTGTCCCCTTAATGCAAAGTAAATGGTTAATATTTAAATGCTTTGTATTGTGAATAATTATATTGAATTTTCTATACTTATCAACTTATCCACCAATCACATGCAAACACCTTTCCAAAATAGTAATTTGTGCTAATTGCTCATCATCGTCCCAATGCGCATACCCTAATCTCAATGCATGATAATCTTTCGATTGAAAAAGACAATAATCAGGCAAATAGACATTTTGAGCCGCAAGTGATTTTTTTAATTTGGGTAAATGAATATTCCAAGGAAATGAAATCCAAAAAGCCAAACCGCTTTTCGGAAGAATCGTTTCTATCGGCAAATGAGCTATTTTGGAGAAAAAATGATCACGTCTTAGTTTGTAGATTTTCCGATTTTTAGTCAATATTTTTTCTAATTGTTGCGATTGCAAAAGTTGTGTCATAAATTGTATTTGTCCAAATACGGGAAATAAATTTAAATATTGATACAATTTTTCCAACTCCAGAATTAGATTATTTGGACCCAAAATATATGTGGAAAATAGTTGTGCAGACACCGACTTTTCCAAAGAATTTACCTGAATCACCCAACCAAATTCATCTAAAGCATACAAACTCGGAACCGATTTATTGGAAAAAGAAAGCGCTCCTTCCGAAGAATTTTCCAAAATAATAATTTCATTCTCCTGTGCAAATTGTAAAATCGCAATCCGCTGAATGAGAGACAATTCTGATGTTGTTGGATAATGTGCTTGCGGCTCTAAATAAAGTAATTTAATCTTATTTTTTGCGTGAATATTTTTCAGAGAAGACAAATCAATCCCATCTACTGTTGTCATAGGAACGGTCTTAACTAAAACACCTTTTTGTTGTAATAGCATATTTACTTTGTACGCA from Rhizosphaericola mali includes:
- a CDS encoding aminotransferase-like domain-containing protein is translated as MKKESSPVLELIRDVIALDRKNKDFPIYMQIAQRIMVLIQNQSIAQGDFLPGTRALAELLKVHRKTIIAAIEFLSEEEYVEILPNKGAKVSYVRIEIGNRSIENSQSIIEKAPYFISKNRILETEQLPSNASYFWNDGILDERLFFEKFATKKNDLFFENASTQKMQNAYRFLSFQYLKYIHSSQNLNIAEENILLVNSLSLAIEMLLEVLISAGDCVVTTNPGAYKVNMLLQQKGVLVKTVPMTTVDGIDLSSLKNIHAKNKIKLLYLEPQAHYPTTSELSLIQRIAILQFAQENEIIILENSSEGALSFSNKSVPSLYALDEFGWVIQVNSLEKSVSAQLFSTYILGPNNLILELEKLYQYLNLFPVFGQIQFMTQLLQSQQLEKILTKNRKIYKLRRDHFFSKIAHLPIETILPKSGLAFWISFPWNIHLPKLKKSLAAQNVYLPDYCLFQSKDYHALRLGYAHWDDDEQLAQITILERCLHVIGG